In one Kitasatospora cineracea genomic region, the following are encoded:
- a CDS encoding papain-like cysteine protease family protein: MPHLPIRLRRTAAALALGVLAPVLGTAATATPARAATAPTTAAAPAAPQAPALAGTSRILNLTMQAQQQTNWCWAASGNTIATYYGYTYSQNQFCNLAFGRSVNSSCPNSQASLAEVQNALYRIGISTGSYVNGYLRYATVQGEIDAGRPVETRIQWSSGGGHMNVLYGYDTGSNWLYWGDPWPSDYRYNWGDYNYYVSNGSFSWTHSLYRIGA, encoded by the coding sequence ATGCCACACCTCCCGATCCGGCTGCGCCGGACGGCCGCCGCACTCGCCCTGGGCGTCCTCGCCCCGGTGCTGGGCACGGCCGCCACCGCCACCCCCGCCCGGGCGGCCACCGCCCCCACGACGGCCGCCGCCCCCGCCGCGCCCCAGGCCCCGGCCCTGGCCGGCACCTCGCGCATCCTCAACCTCACCATGCAGGCCCAGCAGCAGACCAACTGGTGCTGGGCGGCCAGCGGCAACACCATCGCCACGTACTACGGCTACACCTACAGCCAGAACCAGTTCTGCAACCTCGCCTTCGGACGCTCCGTCAACTCCTCCTGCCCCAACAGCCAGGCCAGCCTGGCGGAGGTGCAGAACGCGCTGTACCGGATCGGCATCAGCACCGGCTCGTACGTCAACGGCTACCTGCGCTACGCCACCGTGCAGGGCGAGATCGACGCCGGCCGGCCCGTCGAGACCCGGATCCAGTGGAGCTCCGGCGGCGGCCACATGAACGTCCTCTACGGCTACGACACCGGCAGCAACTGGCTGTACTGGGGCGACCCGTGGCCGTCCGACTACCGCTACAACTGGGGCGACTACAACTACTACGTGAGCAACGGCTCCTTCTCCTGGACCCACTCCCTGTACCGGATCGGCGCGTGA
- a CDS encoding GNAT family N-acetyltransferase, protein MGWTLTTSLDAFRTAAGAFLAADPVENTVLLTVLDRIDRDGPRAYGETPPEYGWWREPDGTVTGATLRTPPYGQRLGRMGTAAAEELARALADRPQRPEDAGGGRETVFAFAAEWARRTGLGWAVASDERLYRLGELTPPPAPPAGRPRPAAPADRDLVAHWLAAFCTEAGISAPGDVQADADQRIAAGTLLLWETGDGRTTALAGASPAVAGMSRIGPVYTPPEHRGHGYASALTAAASARARAGGAAEVLLYTDLANPTSNAIYRRIGYVPVGDAANVVFR, encoded by the coding sequence ATGGGCTGGACACTCACCACGTCACTGGACGCGTTCCGCACCGCAGCCGGGGCTTTCCTCGCGGCCGATCCCGTCGAGAACACCGTGCTGCTCACCGTCCTCGACCGCATCGACCGGGACGGGCCGCGGGCCTACGGCGAAACGCCGCCCGAGTACGGCTGGTGGCGCGAACCGGACGGCACCGTCACCGGCGCCACCCTGCGCACCCCGCCGTACGGGCAGCGCCTCGGCCGGATGGGCACCGCCGCCGCCGAGGAGCTCGCCCGGGCGCTCGCCGACCGGCCGCAGCGGCCCGAGGACGCGGGCGGCGGCCGGGAGACGGTGTTCGCCTTCGCCGCCGAATGGGCCCGGCGCACCGGCCTCGGCTGGGCCGTCGCCTCCGACGAACGGCTGTACCGGCTCGGCGAGTTGACCCCGCCGCCGGCCCCGCCCGCCGGTCGGCCCCGCCCCGCCGCACCCGCGGACCGGGACCTGGTCGCGCACTGGCTCGCCGCGTTCTGCACCGAGGCCGGGATCAGCGCCCCCGGCGACGTGCAGGCCGACGCCGACCAGCGGATCGCCGCCGGCACCCTGCTGCTCTGGGAGACCGGCGACGGCCGCACCACCGCCCTGGCCGGAGCGAGCCCGGCCGTCGCCGGCATGTCCCGGATCGGCCCCGTCTACACCCCGCCCGAGCACCGCGGCCACGGCTACGCGAGCGCCCTGACGGCGGCGGCCTCCGCCCGCGCGCGGGCCGGCGGCGCGGCCGAGGTGCTGCTCTACACCGACCTCGCCAACCCCACCAGCAACGCGATCTACCGGCGCATCGGCTACGTCCCGGTCGGCGACGCGGCGAACGTCGTCTTCCGCTGA
- a CDS encoding thioredoxin domain-containing protein produces MVNRLADATSPYLLQHAENPVDWWEWGPEAFEEAERRGVPVLLSVGYAACHWCHVMAHESFEDEATAGFLNERFVAVKVDREERPDVDAVYMEAVQAATGQGGWPMTVFLTPGKEPFYFGTYFPPEPRHGMPSFRQVLEGVDKAWTGRRDEVAAVAGRIGRDLAERASVYAVGSGVAELPGEGELHGAVVELTRSFDERRGGFGGAPKFPPSMVLEFLLRHHARTGSEAALQMVERTCEAMARGGIYDQLGGGFARYAVDATWTVPHFEKMLYDNALLLRVYLHLWRATGEERARRVALETADFLLRELRTPEGGFASALDADSLDAASGKNAEGAYYAWTPEQLEQVLGAADAALAVELFDVTGTFEHGSSVLQLLKDPEDEGTYREIRAKLFEARAGRPAPARDDKVVAAWNGLAIAALAEAGALLERPDLVEAAERAADLLIAVHLTPEGRLLRTSRDGRAGANAGVLEDYADTAEGFLALYAVTGESSWLQLAGELLDLVLLHFTDEASGALYDTADDAEQLIRRPQDPTDNATPSGWTAAAGALLTYAAYTGSARHRTAAERALGIVSTLGTRAPRFTGWGLAVAEALLDGPREVAVVGPADDPDRAALHLAALRSTAPGAAVAVGEPGDTEVPLLADRPLLDGRPAAYVCRHFACELPTADAAELAARLRGR; encoded by the coding sequence ATGGTGAACCGCTTGGCCGATGCCACCTCCCCGTACCTGTTGCAGCACGCCGAGAACCCCGTCGACTGGTGGGAGTGGGGCCCCGAGGCGTTCGAGGAGGCGGAGCGGCGGGGGGTGCCGGTGCTGCTGTCGGTGGGGTACGCGGCCTGCCACTGGTGTCACGTGATGGCGCACGAGTCGTTCGAGGACGAGGCGACGGCGGGGTTCCTGAACGAGCGGTTCGTGGCGGTGAAGGTCGACCGGGAGGAGCGGCCGGACGTCGACGCGGTGTACATGGAGGCGGTGCAGGCGGCCACGGGGCAGGGCGGGTGGCCGATGACGGTGTTCCTGACGCCGGGGAAGGAGCCGTTCTACTTCGGGACGTACTTCCCGCCGGAGCCGCGGCACGGGATGCCCTCGTTCCGGCAGGTGCTGGAGGGGGTGGACAAGGCGTGGACGGGGCGGCGGGACGAGGTCGCCGCCGTGGCCGGGCGGATCGGGCGGGACCTGGCGGAGCGGGCCTCGGTGTACGCGGTGGGCAGCGGGGTGGCGGAGCTGCCGGGGGAGGGTGAACTGCACGGGGCGGTCGTGGAGTTGACGCGGTCGTTCGACGAGCGGCGGGGCGGGTTCGGCGGGGCGCCGAAGTTCCCGCCGTCGATGGTGCTGGAGTTCCTGCTGCGGCACCACGCGCGGACCGGGTCCGAGGCGGCGCTGCAGATGGTGGAGCGCACCTGCGAGGCGATGGCGCGCGGCGGGATCTACGACCAGTTGGGCGGCGGCTTCGCCCGGTACGCGGTGGACGCGACCTGGACGGTGCCGCACTTCGAGAAGATGCTCTACGACAACGCGCTGCTGCTGCGGGTGTACCTGCACCTGTGGCGGGCCACCGGCGAGGAGCGGGCGCGCCGGGTCGCGCTGGAGACCGCCGACTTCCTGCTGCGCGAACTGCGCACCCCCGAGGGCGGGTTCGCCTCCGCGCTGGACGCCGACTCGCTGGACGCGGCGAGCGGGAAGAACGCCGAGGGCGCGTACTACGCCTGGACGCCGGAGCAGCTGGAGCAGGTGCTCGGGGCGGCGGACGCGGCCCTCGCGGTGGAGCTGTTCGACGTCACCGGGACGTTCGAGCACGGCAGTTCGGTGCTGCAGCTGCTCAAGGACCCCGAGGACGAGGGGACGTACCGGGAGATCCGGGCGAAGCTGTTCGAGGCGCGGGCCGGGCGCCCGGCCCCCGCGCGGGACGACAAGGTGGTGGCGGCCTGGAACGGCCTGGCGATCGCCGCGCTCGCCGAGGCCGGCGCGCTGCTGGAGCGCCCCGACCTGGTCGAGGCCGCCGAACGCGCCGCCGACCTGCTGATCGCCGTCCACCTCACGCCCGAGGGGCGGCTGCTGCGCACCTCCCGGGACGGGCGGGCGGGCGCCAACGCGGGCGTGCTGGAGGACTACGCGGACACCGCCGAGGGCTTCCTCGCGCTGTACGCCGTCACCGGGGAGAGCTCCTGGCTGCAACTGGCCGGGGAGCTCCTCGACCTGGTGCTGCTGCACTTCACCGACGAGGCGTCCGGCGCGCTGTACGACACCGCCGACGACGCCGAGCAGCTGATCCGCCGCCCGCAGGACCCCACCGACAACGCCACCCCGTCCGGCTGGACCGCCGCCGCCGGCGCCCTGCTCACGTACGCCGCGTACACCGGCTCGGCGCGCCACCGCACCGCCGCCGAACGGGCGTTGGGCATCGTCTCCACCCTCGGCACCCGCGCCCCCCGGTTCACCGGCTGGGGCTTGGCCGTCGCCGAGGCGCTGCTCGACGGGCCCCGCGAGGTCGCCGTGGTCGGCCCGGCCGACGACCCGGACCGGGCCGCGCTGCACCTGGCCGCGCTGCGCTCCACCGCGCCCGGCGCGGCCGTCGCCGTCGGCGAACCCGGCGACACCGAGGTGCCGCTGCTCGCCGACCGACCGCTGCTGGACGGACGGCCCGCCGCGTACGTGTGCCGGCACTTCGCCTGCGAGCTCCCCACGGCGGACGCCGCCGAACTCGCCGCCCGCCTGCGGGGGCGGTAG
- a CDS encoding 5'-methylthioadenosine/S-adenosylhomocysteine nucleosidase → MIHAPGAEAGHRRSRADKPVLVRCQVRSSGGKIVVFTALPLEYRAVRARMENLQRVDHEAGTIFERGHVPGTAWEVYLARVGQGNQAAAILTERAIGMIRPEAVFFTGIAGALKHDVALGDVVVATRVFAYHGGKQEEKFKPRPEMWQASHRLEQVAGYVALDAQWADELLSEGREVPEVHFKPIAAGEAVVNASMSALQVLLDEHYNGVAAIETEGAGFAGAASMAGQVPALVIRGISDRADGSKQHTDSGGFQRIAAESAAAMTIAVIRALTSPGGAEAEPSNPQIVASTPSSVAGLPDSEKLKEPLPVVWRRTLLPSWSSEGATLEVHLIPECSVRLPMRQMNQLKDGLVSAGRSEAVFTTTEAVSRVLEADFAAAFVRDPNRGGSVGLAISQAGQRSCWEPLPRPSHIPVLDPEYTQKRIAHLLRLLLRLHAVPQTRYAPALGIDPAEFLTVMSLDTARTSHRATLARGGGGGPVHVLPDEVWDAATIDAAVPTIAEELTLRLMQHFQAPGDRRLF, encoded by the coding sequence GTGATCCATGCCCCTGGCGCAGAGGCAGGTCATCGCCGGTCGCGGGCAGACAAGCCAGTCCTAGTGAGGTGTCAGGTGCGTTCGTCCGGAGGAAAGATCGTTGTTTTTACTGCGCTGCCTCTGGAGTACCGGGCCGTGAGGGCTCGGATGGAGAACCTGCAGAGGGTGGATCATGAGGCAGGGACGATCTTTGAGCGCGGCCATGTCCCAGGAACCGCCTGGGAGGTGTACCTCGCGCGGGTTGGCCAGGGGAACCAGGCAGCAGCGATTTTGACCGAGCGCGCCATTGGCATGATCAGGCCCGAGGCTGTCTTCTTTACGGGGATCGCCGGTGCGCTCAAGCATGATGTTGCGCTAGGTGATGTCGTCGTCGCGACACGGGTCTTCGCTTACCACGGTGGAAAGCAGGAGGAAAAATTCAAGCCCCGGCCCGAGATGTGGCAGGCGTCGCACCGCCTGGAGCAGGTGGCTGGCTATGTTGCGCTGGATGCGCAGTGGGCGGATGAGTTGCTGTCTGAGGGGCGCGAAGTTCCAGAGGTGCACTTCAAGCCGATCGCTGCCGGTGAGGCGGTCGTGAATGCTTCCATGTCTGCGCTCCAAGTCCTGCTGGACGAGCATTACAACGGCGTCGCGGCGATCGAGACGGAAGGAGCCGGTTTCGCAGGTGCCGCATCCATGGCTGGCCAGGTTCCTGCGCTGGTCATCCGTGGGATCAGTGATCGTGCCGACGGTAGCAAGCAGCATACGGACAGCGGTGGATTTCAGCGGATCGCTGCGGAGAGCGCTGCGGCAATGACCATCGCCGTCATCAGGGCGTTGACATCTCCAGGCGGAGCTGAGGCCGAGCCGTCGAACCCGCAGATCGTTGCCTCCACCCCCTCCTCCGTCGCTGGCCTTCCTGACAGCGAGAAGCTCAAGGAGCCACTGCCGGTCGTCTGGCGGAGAACATTGTTGCCGTCGTGGTCCAGCGAGGGTGCCACCCTGGAGGTGCACTTGATCCCGGAGTGCAGCGTTCGGCTGCCGATGCGACAGATGAACCAGCTCAAGGACGGCCTTGTGTCTGCGGGAAGGTCTGAAGCGGTATTCACGACCACCGAGGCAGTGTCCCGTGTTCTTGAGGCCGACTTCGCCGCCGCGTTCGTCCGGGATCCCAACCGCGGTGGGAGCGTTGGCTTGGCGATCTCGCAGGCCGGTCAGCGGAGTTGCTGGGAACCGCTCCCGCGCCCCTCCCACATTCCGGTGCTCGACCCTGAGTACACGCAAAAGCGCATCGCGCACTTGCTCCGGTTGCTGTTGCGTCTCCATGCTGTCCCGCAGACTCGGTACGCTCCCGCGCTGGGTATTGACCCCGCCGAGTTCCTGACGGTGATGAGTCTCGATACCGCCAGAACATCCCACAGAGCGACCCTGGCGCGCGGTGGCGGCGGTGGCCCGGTGCATGTCCTGCCCGACGAGGTCTGGGACGCTGCAACCATCGATGCCGCCGTGCCGACGATCGCCGAGGAACTCACTCTGAGGCTCATGCAGCATTTCCAGGCCCCGGGAGATCGTCGGCTGTTCTGA
- a CDS encoding Uma2 family endonuclease produces MSAEMVAPAWMHTQISAEQYDSWSEEQCAGIEVVDGMVVVSPSASKRHNRLARILANALDAAAGPDWNADTDFDVRLQDVPLTNRRPDVIVYRAETIDLTPTRPEHVLLVVEVVSPGSETTDRIVKVDQYARAGIPFYWRVEQAATGIPIVYTYVLDPATKTYRDGDMFTGSVKATAPFAITVDLGDL; encoded by the coding sequence ATGAGCGCCGAGATGGTGGCGCCCGCGTGGATGCACACGCAGATCAGCGCGGAGCAGTACGACTCCTGGTCCGAGGAGCAGTGCGCCGGCATCGAGGTCGTGGACGGGATGGTCGTCGTGAGCCCGAGCGCCTCCAAGCGCCACAACCGGCTGGCCCGCATCCTGGCCAACGCCCTGGACGCCGCCGCGGGCCCGGACTGGAACGCCGACACGGACTTCGACGTCCGCCTGCAGGACGTTCCCCTCACCAACCGCCGCCCTGACGTCATCGTCTACCGGGCGGAGACCATCGACCTCACGCCCACCCGCCCCGAGCACGTACTGCTGGTCGTCGAGGTCGTGTCGCCCGGCTCGGAGACCACGGACCGGATCGTGAAGGTCGACCAGTACGCCAGGGCTGGCATCCCCTTCTACTGGCGGGTCGAACAGGCCGCCACCGGGATCCCGATCGTGTACACCTACGTTCTCGACCCTGCCACCAAGACTTACAGGGACGGCGACATGTTCACCGGCTCGGTGAAGGCGACCGCGCCTTTCGCCATCACCGTCGATCTTGGGGACTTGTAA
- the mca gene encoding mycothiol conjugate amidase Mca yields the protein MSEQLRLMAVHAHPDDESSKGAATMAMYVSQGVEVLVATCTGGERGSILNPKLQGDPWVEENIHEVRRKEMDAAREILGVQQAWLGYVDSGLPEGDPLPPLPEGCFALEEVEVAAGALVKLIREFRPHVITTYDENGGYPHPDHIMTHKITMAAFDAAGDPAAYPEAGEPWQPSKLYYNHGFPMGRIRALHAYLSANGHESPYGEWIEGWEKSGRAEREITTRVECGDFFEIRDKALIAHATQIDPDGPWFRVPLDVQREVWPTEDYELAKSLIDTDLPETDLFAGLRK from the coding sequence TTGAGCGAGCAGTTGCGTTTGATGGCGGTGCACGCGCACCCGGACGACGAGTCCAGCAAGGGCGCCGCCACCATGGCGATGTACGTGTCACAGGGGGTGGAGGTCCTGGTCGCCACGTGCACCGGGGGAGAGCGCGGCTCGATCCTCAACCCCAAGCTCCAGGGCGACCCGTGGGTCGAGGAGAACATCCACGAGGTCCGCCGCAAGGAGATGGACGCCGCCCGTGAGATCCTCGGCGTCCAGCAGGCCTGGCTCGGCTACGTCGACTCGGGCCTGCCCGAGGGCGACCCGCTGCCCCCGCTGCCCGAGGGCTGCTTCGCCCTCGAGGAGGTGGAGGTCGCGGCCGGGGCCCTGGTCAAGCTGATCCGCGAGTTCCGCCCGCACGTGATCACCACGTACGACGAGAACGGCGGCTACCCGCACCCCGACCACATCATGACCCACAAGATCACCATGGCCGCCTTCGACGCCGCCGGGGACCCGGCGGCCTACCCAGAGGCGGGCGAGCCCTGGCAGCCCTCCAAGCTCTACTACAACCACGGCTTCCCGATGGGCCGGATCCGCGCCCTGCACGCCTACCTCAGCGCCAACGGCCACGAGTCCCCCTACGGCGAGTGGATCGAGGGCTGGGAGAAGTCCGGCCGCGCCGAGCGGGAGATCACCACCCGGGTCGAGTGCGGGGACTTCTTCGAGATCCGCGACAAGGCCCTGATCGCCCACGCCACCCAGATCGACCCCGACGGGCCCTGGTTCCGCGTCCCGCTCGACGTCCAGCGCGAGGTCTGGCCCACCGAGGACTACGAACTCGCCAAGTCCCTGATCGACACCGACCTCCCCGAGACCGACCTCTTCGCCGGCCTCCGCAAGTAA
- a CDS encoding DUF4307 domain-containing protein, producing MDHSPTPRTPAAAPAAPPAGRYSRTDDRAADRKLRIAAVVCGVLFLGLIAWLGGSYLLRETKLNGTVPTFQAVSDTELQLQLSVRKSDGTAGVCTVRSQGADGAVVGQSDFQVPAAGSSYVEVVTLRTTARGTTAELLGCTPGKK from the coding sequence ATGGACCACAGCCCTACGCCCCGGACCCCGGCCGCCGCCCCGGCCGCCCCGCCGGCCGGCCGCTACAGCCGGACCGACGACCGGGCCGCCGACCGCAAGCTGCGGATCGCCGCGGTGGTCTGCGGCGTGCTGTTCCTCGGGCTGATCGCCTGGCTGGGCGGCTCGTACCTGCTGCGGGAGACCAAGCTGAACGGGACGGTGCCGACCTTCCAGGCGGTGTCGGACACCGAGCTGCAGCTGCAGCTCTCGGTGCGCAAGAGCGACGGCACCGCGGGCGTCTGCACGGTCCGCTCGCAGGGCGCGGACGGCGCGGTGGTCGGCCAGTCGGACTTCCAGGTCCCGGCGGCGGGCAGCAGCTACGTCGAGGTGGTCACGCTGCGCACCACCGCCCGCGGCACCACGGCGGAACTGCTCGGCTGCACCCCCGGCAAGAAGTAG
- the greA gene encoding transcription elongation factor GreA, which yields MTQTNDDVTWLTQDHYNKLKAELDQLTGPWRIEIAKKIEAAREEGDLKENAGYHAAKDEQGKTEARIRQLSQLLERAKVGEAPADSGVVAPGMLVKVAFDGDLDDTMEFLLASREVTDGDIDVYSPQSPLGRGIIGKSVGEDAQYELPNGKKASVKIVDAKPFSG from the coding sequence GTGACCCAGACCAACGATGACGTGACCTGGCTCACTCAGGACCACTACAACAAGCTCAAGGCCGAGCTTGACCAGTTGACCGGGCCCTGGCGCATCGAGATCGCGAAGAAGATCGAGGCCGCGCGCGAGGAGGGCGACCTCAAGGAGAACGCCGGCTACCACGCGGCCAAGGACGAGCAGGGCAAGACCGAGGCGCGGATCCGCCAGCTGTCCCAGCTGCTGGAGCGCGCGAAGGTCGGCGAGGCCCCGGCCGACTCGGGCGTGGTGGCCCCGGGCATGCTGGTGAAGGTCGCCTTCGACGGCGACCTGGACGACACCATGGAGTTCCTGCTGGCCTCCCGCGAGGTCACCGACGGCGACATCGACGTGTACTCCCCGCAGTCGCCGCTGGGCCGGGGCATCATCGGCAAGTCGGTGGGCGAGGACGCCCAGTACGAGCTGCCGAACGGCAAGAAGGCCAGCGTGAAGATCGTCGACGCCAAGCCGTTCTCCGGCTGA
- a CDS encoding ABC transporter permease, producing the protein MTLSDTRGAIGGAPVTPRRGVAATAHDSWVVAKRNLRRMTRIPEIVVFGLMQPVMFVLLFSYVMGGAIAIPGAPTNHQTYIEYLMAGIFAQTVTFAVAGASAGIAEDMTKGLVDRFRSLPMSRAAVLTGRTLADLVQTAFTVVVLALVALLVGWRIHHGFPKALAAFGLLLLLGYAFSWIGALIGLSVRSPEAATSAGLIWLFPLTFVSNAFVPVSSMPSWLQPIACWNPFSATVQACRSLFGNPLGPVPDFWPMHHPVPVSVGWSLVILAVFSWLSVRKYRRAAG; encoded by the coding sequence ATGACACTCTCCGACACCCGGGGCGCCATCGGCGGCGCCCCCGTCACCCCGCGCCGCGGCGTCGCCGCCACCGCCCACGACTCCTGGGTGGTGGCGAAGAGGAACCTGCGCCGGATGACCCGGATCCCCGAGATCGTGGTCTTCGGCCTGATGCAGCCGGTCATGTTCGTGCTGCTGTTCTCGTACGTCATGGGCGGCGCGATCGCCATCCCCGGCGCCCCGACCAACCACCAGACGTACATCGAGTACCTGATGGCCGGCATCTTCGCCCAGACCGTCACCTTCGCGGTGGCCGGCGCCTCGGCCGGCATCGCGGAGGACATGACCAAGGGCCTGGTCGACCGGTTCCGCTCGCTGCCGATGTCCCGGGCCGCCGTGCTCACCGGCCGCACCCTGGCCGACCTGGTGCAGACCGCGTTCACCGTGGTCGTGCTGGCCCTGGTCGCGCTGCTGGTCGGCTGGCGGATCCACCACGGCTTCCCCAAGGCGCTCGCCGCGTTCGGCCTGCTGCTGCTGCTCGGCTACGCCTTCTCCTGGATCGGCGCGCTGATCGGCCTGTCGGTGCGCAGCCCCGAGGCGGCCACCTCGGCCGGCCTGATCTGGCTGTTCCCGCTGACCTTCGTCTCCAACGCGTTCGTGCCGGTCAGCTCGATGCCGAGCTGGCTGCAGCCGATCGCCTGCTGGAACCCGTTCTCCGCCACCGTCCAGGCCTGCCGCAGCCTGTTCGGCAACCCGCTCGGCCCGGTGCCGGACTTCTGGCCGATGCACCACCCGGTGCCGGTGTCGGTGGGCTGGTCGCTGGTCATCCTGGCGGTGTTCTCCTGGCTGTCGGTGCGCAAGTACCGCCGCGCCGCGGGCTGA
- a CDS encoding ATP-binding cassette domain-containing protein, whose product MAAAIEAENLVKTFGDVRALDGVSLDVPEGTVLGLLGPNGAGKTTTVRVLTTLLQPDSGRATVAGVDVLKHPNKVRSLIGLSGQYAAVDEYLTGRENLQMVGELYQMSARDAKRRALELLEWFNLSEAMDRTAKTYSGGMRRRLDLAAALVVRPPVMFLDEPTTGLDPRNRLALWEVIETLVEQGTTLLLTTQYLEEADRLAHDIAVVDHGRVIARGTADELKAQIGGERIEVVVRAADLVPEAVAALTPYAKGDPTVERNTRRITVPVSGGARVLADAIRELDARSIEIDDIGLRRPTLDDVFLSLTGHATEDGTGPDGAAGGGGDAPAAAGKGRRGQGKDA is encoded by the coding sequence ATGGCGGCAGCCATCGAAGCCGAGAACCTGGTCAAGACGTTCGGTGACGTCCGCGCCCTGGACGGCGTGAGCCTGGACGTCCCCGAGGGCACCGTGCTCGGGCTGCTCGGCCCCAACGGCGCGGGCAAGACCACCACCGTCCGCGTCCTGACCACCCTGCTCCAACCCGACTCCGGCCGGGCCACCGTGGCCGGCGTCGACGTCCTCAAGCACCCCAACAAGGTGCGCAGCCTGATCGGCCTGTCCGGCCAGTACGCCGCCGTCGACGAGTACCTCACCGGCCGCGAGAACCTCCAGATGGTCGGCGAGCTCTACCAGATGAGCGCCCGCGACGCGAAGCGCCGGGCCCTCGAACTGCTCGAGTGGTTCAACCTCTCCGAGGCCATGGACCGCACCGCCAAGACCTACTCCGGCGGCATGCGCCGCCGCCTCGACCTGGCCGCCGCCCTGGTCGTCCGGCCCCCGGTGATGTTCCTCGACGAACCCACCACCGGCCTCGACCCGCGCAACCGGCTCGCCCTCTGGGAGGTCATCGAGACCCTGGTCGAGCAGGGCACCACCCTGCTGCTCACCACCCAGTACCTGGAGGAGGCCGACCGCCTCGCCCACGACATCGCGGTGGTCGACCACGGCAGGGTGATCGCCCGCGGCACCGCCGACGAGCTCAAGGCCCAGATCGGCGGCGAACGCATCGAGGTGGTCGTCCGCGCCGCCGACCTCGTCCCCGAGGCGGTCGCCGCGCTCACCCCCTACGCCAAGGGCGACCCCACGGTCGAGCGCAACACCCGCCGGATCACCGTCCCGGTCAGCGGCGGCGCCCGGGTGCTCGCCGACGCCATCCGCGAACTGGACGCCCGCTCCATCGAGATCGACGACATCGGCCTGCGCCGCCCCACCCTCGACGACGTCTTCCTCTCCCTCACCGGCCACGCCACCGAGGACGGGACGGGCCCGGACGGCGCGGCCGGAGGCGGGGGCGACGCGCCCGCGGCGGCCGGGAAGGGCCGCCGCGGCCAGGGGAAGGACGCCTGA
- the ilvA gene encoding threonine ammonia-lyase, with translation MHRWPITVDDVRGAQKMLAGVARVTPMQTSRHLSGTAGTPVHLKCENLQRTGSFKLRGAYVRIAGLSPVERAAGVVAASAGNHAQGVALAAALLGVRSTVFMPVAAPLPKVAATREYGAEVRLHGANVDQALRAAREYAEDTGAVFIHPFDHWDVITGQATVGLEVLEQCPEVRTVLVGTGGGGLLAGVAIAIKALRPDVRVIGVQAAAAAAYPPSLAAGRPVSLERFATMADGIMVGRPGDIPFDVVNVLADGVLTVSEDALSRALLVGLERLKLVVEPAGAAPIAALMAEPGRFEGPVVAVLSGGNIDPQLMQRVLRHGLAAAGRYLSLRVRLADKPGALADLLGVLTRVDANVLDVAHVRIDPQLGLAEVEVDLHLETKGPEHCAAVIGELREDGYVVSR, from the coding sequence ATGCACAGGTGGCCGATCACGGTGGACGACGTCCGGGGCGCGCAGAAGATGCTGGCGGGGGTGGCCCGGGTGACCCCGATGCAGACCAGCCGCCACCTCTCCGGGACGGCCGGCACCCCCGTCCACCTCAAGTGCGAGAACCTGCAGCGCACCGGCTCGTTCAAGCTGCGCGGCGCGTACGTGCGGATCGCCGGGCTCTCCCCGGTCGAGCGGGCCGCCGGGGTGGTCGCCGCCAGCGCCGGCAACCACGCGCAGGGCGTCGCGCTGGCGGCCGCGCTGCTGGGGGTGCGCTCCACCGTCTTCATGCCGGTCGCCGCCCCGCTGCCGAAGGTGGCCGCCACCCGCGAGTACGGCGCCGAGGTCCGGCTGCACGGCGCCAACGTCGACCAGGCGCTGCGGGCCGCCCGCGAGTACGCCGAGGACACCGGAGCGGTCTTCATCCACCCCTTCGACCACTGGGACGTGATCACCGGTCAGGCCACCGTGGGCCTGGAGGTCCTGGAGCAGTGCCCCGAGGTGCGCACCGTGCTGGTCGGCACCGGCGGCGGCGGGCTGCTGGCGGGCGTGGCGATCGCGATCAAGGCGCTGCGCCCGGACGTCCGGGTGATCGGCGTGCAGGCCGCGGCGGCGGCCGCGTACCCGCCCTCGCTGGCGGCGGGGCGTCCGGTCTCGCTGGAGCGGTTCGCCACCATGGCGGACGGCATCATGGTCGGCCGCCCCGGCGACATCCCGTTCGACGTGGTGAACGTCCTCGCCGACGGGGTGCTGACGGTCTCCGAGGACGCGCTCTCCCGGGCCCTGCTGGTCGGCCTGGAGCGGCTCAAGCTGGTGGTCGAGCCCGCCGGGGCGGCGCCGATCGCCGCGCTGATGGCGGAGCCCGGCCGGTTCGAGGGCCCGGTGGTGGCGGTGCTCTCCGGCGGCAACATCGACCCGCAGCTGATGCAGCGGGTGCTGCGGCACGGCCTGGCCGCGGCGGGCCGCTACCTGTCGCTGCGGGTCCGCCTCGCCGACAAGCCGGGCGCGCTGGCCGACCTGCTGGGCGTGCTGACCAGGGTGGACGCCAACGTGCTGGACGTCGCGCACGTGCGGATCGACCCGCAGCTGGGCCTGGCCGAGGTCGAGGTGGACCTGCACCTGGAGACCAAGGGCCCCGAGCACTGCGCGGCGGTGATCGGCGAGCTGCGCGAGGACGGGTACGTGGTCAGCCGCTGA